TCAGATCTCACATGTATGAGTTTTCTCCATCACTGATCAATCGAATCTTTCAAACTCCGGATCAAGATGGTGACTTTCCTCGCAAGCCATGGTTAACAGAGAATCTAAATGATGCTACCAACACTATCACGggtggaaagaagaagaagtggggAAATCTGAGCATGCTTGATGTGGTTCCTACAATGAACATTTTGTTCAAATTCTGTGTCTACAACTGGATGCCTACTGCAAACCGTTCAACCTTGACCATAGAGCGCCTCAAATTCATTCATATGATGGTTGCTGGCAGACCACTTGACTTTGGAGTCATGGTGTTTGATCAGATTTATGATCTCGGACAACAGGCAATCACTGGCGAGTCTAACAAGTTGATGTTTCCAAATCTCATTCAACATGTTCTTGATGCTCAGTTTCCGATTCCAGCACGTGATGAAGACTCAGCTCCTCAAAAACCTTTCAAGATGGTTTTGGACAGAAAACAGGGAGTAGCTAAGAATCCTCCGGGCACGGGTCCTTCTCGTCGCTATTCATACACTGCAGATGTAGGACGTGTGAATCGTCTTGTCGACAGAATTGCGTACAGGGCTGCAAGTAAGTGTTTCTCTCTCTATTGTCAGGATTTTTGCTGATTTTGGTTGTTTTTAAGTGTCTATGCTACCAAGCAGGGGGAGCATATGGTGATTTACCGCCTGGTCTAGGTgacaatggagaagaagatggggCAGCAGAGGCTAGCAGTCAAAGCGATGagttttagagtttaggattcaCTTGTTGTGGGGGAGATTGCATCTAGGCTTTCACTTGTTGTGGGGGAGTTGTTTTTTCATGGACTCGGCATGTTTCATTAGCTTTTAGAACTCTCATGTGTCTTAGGATTCTCATGTTTTTGAACTCGGCTATGTACTGACATAATTATTGTGTTTTCATAAAATTTGAACGTGTGCTTGGATCAGTACTTGTTTGTCTTCTTGGATATTGTGTGCTTGTGGATGGTTTTGATCACAGGTACTTGGTTATCACAGACActtaaaaagggggagattgttgagaCTTGGAAACTGCAGAAGTGTTCAGCCGAAACAATGTTGGTCAAGTTTTTGGAAGAATGGCGGGTTTACTCTGATAACTGAAGGATGACGTGGCTCTGGGAGATTAATCTATGTGGAGATAAATATCACAAGTCAAGATATATGTCAAGTGGAGATATTCCCGTTGAGAGATTCTAGGGAATGAGATGTTAGATTGATAGTTATCTTGTAACAAGATCAGATCGGCTAGGTATATAATAGACGAGTCTGAGTCTTGGTTAGGTGCGCTTTTTGAGAGAAAAGTAGTGTGGTTtttgagaagaagagagattgaTCTCGTTCTAGTTCTCAAGTGTTTTAGGAGTTGTTCAGTGTTGATTCACAGATTGTGAAATCAAGTAAAACTGATTAAACAGATTAGGTGTAATTTGTTTAAAGAACTTTTAATAAAGGTTTTGATTTGAAGCTTTACGATATACATCTGTGCTCTTGGTTTTTCAGAAACAATGAGAATCTTTTTAAGCATATCAAATCTCTGTAGCTAAAGGAAAATGGCAGAAGCTGATAGCAACAAGAAAATATCTCACCTGAGGACAAACTCCAATCATTTTACGGATGTTGGACATACCAACAGAGCTTCTTACAGAGTTCCCATAAATCAGTGCTGTTAAAGCCAATCATAGAGACTTTAGTATGGTGAAATGCCTAAGACACTAGGTTTATACAAAACAAGAACCGGAGAATGTTCAAGCTTCTTACCATCGCCACCAGTAACAGGATTGATGCCTGTCAAACAATTGATAGTAGTTGTTTTCCCTGCGCCATTGGGTCCAGGAAGACAGAATAGTTGATCTTTGGCAATATTCATCCACAGCCCCTGCTTATATTCCATGATTTAGTTACCCTACCATCCTAAGTTGCAAAGACAGTTCTGTTTTCTTAGAAAAAGTACCTTCAGAGCGTGACAAGAGGCAGTTTTCTTGCATTTGCAGCATCCACATTTGGTCGTCCCAGGATAAGTCTTTGCAAGACCACGTATTTGAACATAAATATTCGGATCAACTAAGCCCTCCATTGAATGTTGTTTAACTAAAGCCTCTTCTTCAAGGACATCTTCATCATCAGGGGTGATGTGATCAACAGGTGGGACTGAACCAGTACAGTTACAAATCCCACCTTCTGCTCAGAGCAAAAACGGTTAGTTAGGACAACCTTTTCACTACCCAAACTAAACaattaacaaagaaaacaagattGAGGGGAAAGTACCTTCCAGTCGGTTGCCACCTCTACCGGTCCAGTAACCAGGTTTCACAAAATAAAAGGCAGATTTTCTTACACCGGACGCGCTTGGAACAATATTGTCAAAGTAGAGAGCCAGAACAAACCACAAAAGGAATGTACCAATAAGCCACAAGTAGATATCATTCTGTCAAAACATCAAATAAGTAATATCAGATAACAATTTGACACAGTTATTAGATATACCTTATTAGTAAGAGCTGACTTACAATTGTAATCACACAATCAATGTCATCGTTTGGTGCACATTCTGCTCTCTTACTCCAACTAATGCCAGGATCTTGAGGAGTTGAAGTTGCATCAGAAAGCAGCTTGAGACCGTGAGAAAAGGTATTGGGTGGGAAGAGCGACCAGAGCACCCTAAGCGTGAGAGAACGATCCTTGGAATAGGGAAACCCAGTTGATCCTCCAATCTGCATATTGAATATGACTAGTAAATATTCATAATTCTAAGAAACAGTTTAGTTAGATGTTGTTCATTTATCCATCTGTATGTTATTTCATATGATTCATTTAGATGATCCAATCAAATGATCCATCTGGATTATTTGTTTCTCTATCCAAATAGTTTATCTAGATGGATTATCTATATGAATATATGTTCGTTTGTCCATCTCTATTTTCATCTAGATGACTTTagtaaaaaaatgatttagatACCCTGTTTagatttattcatatttttctctattttattatattaccaGGGGTTCGTCGGCGCTACGCGCtggttttttaatattatttaattactttggtacataatttatatagttttataattatttaaatgaatttaaatttttttgttatgtttgtGTATGATTTCTTCACATAATAACAACAATGAGATATGGTAgtaaacatatctaaaatcttAAATTCGATAATTATTGATAGTTAGATAAAATGTCTTCTTTGCttattgtttattgtttatttttcattattctTTGAAATCAGATGAAAAttttagttgttatttttaGGTTATTAaccagtttttttatttaaagccAGTGACTATTTTCTCTCCTCCTCTAGTCTTTTTATATCAAGATTTTCATACAATATATcagtaacatattattttattggttgaaaactTGTTGCGACATTAGAGCATTTTCAAtgtaaaactctttttttttcttttgaaatagaGTGGAAgagaaagtaaaataaaattactccaATTTAATTCATATCTTACTCCATAATAGAGTAGTGAACAAACGAAAAATaaattactctatttatggagtaaacttcgTTATAAAGTAAATTCCATTATAAAGTGAGATATGAGACGAAGAATTTTTTGGAGTTAAAAAATTGAGCGGGGTTGGAGATGTCCTTAATACTTAATAGATGCTCGAACACATATAAAAAACCATAACACATTGCGTAATCTTATTGTGAAgaggatgt
This genomic stretch from Raphanus sativus cultivar WK10039 chromosome 3, ASM80110v3, whole genome shotgun sequence harbors:
- the LOC108808653 gene encoding ABC transporter A family member 2-like — protein: MANPLHFKERNPTVISYGIQTNSAPEMKRGRFEDPTFKFQIPLQVAAEREIARSLIGDPKFNWVFGFKEFPHLAIEAVVALDAVGPSFFLAIAMYGFVLQLSSLITEKELKLRQAMTMMGVFDTAYWLAWLTWEGILTTISALLIVLFGMMFQFDFFLKNSFFVVFLLFMLFQINMIGGSTGFPYSKDRSLTLRVLWSLFPPNTFSHGLKLLSDATSTPQDPGISWSKRAECAPNDDIDCVITINDIYLWLIGTFLLWFVLALYFDNIVPSASGVRKSAFYFVKPGYWTGRGGNRLEEGGICNCTGSVPPVDHITPDDEDVLEEEALVKQHSMEGLVDPNIYVQIRGLAKTYPGTTKCGCCKCKKTASCHALKGLWMNIAKDQLFCLPGPNGAGKTTTINCLTGINPVTGGDALIYGNSVRSSVGMSNIRKMIGVCPQVRYFLVAISFCHFPLATEI